The sequence below is a genomic window from Psychrilyobacter piezotolerans.
TTAAGCGTCCACCTATATCTAAACACGTAGTATCCATTATTTCACCTTTATCAAATAAAGAAATATTTGTTGTTCCTCCTCCTATATCGAAATGGCAAATTGTTGTATTATTTTTTTCTGAAAAATCCATTGCTCCTGAACCTTTACCTGCAATAACACTTTCTAAATCTGGTCCTGCTGTTGCTACTACAAAATCTCCTGCTAATCCACTTAATGCATTTAATACTTCTCTAGCATTTTCTTTTCTAGCAGTTTCCCCTGTTATAATAACGGCTCCAGTTTCTACATCTTTTACCTCTACACCACTTTTTTTATATTCAGATTTTATAATTTTTTTAATACTCTCTGCATCAATCTCTCTTTGGTTTAGTAGTGGTGTAAGATAAATATCGCTTCTATAAAAAACTTCTTTACCAACTATTTTTATTTTGGGGACTCTCGCTCCCGAAGCCATGTTTTCTAAAATAATCTTTGTAAACACTAGTTGGGTTGTAGAAGTTCCTATATCTATTCCAACACTAATTATCTCTTCTTTCATCTCTTCTCCTTTGGTAATAAAAAAAGCCAAAATAACATAGTTATCCTATGTTACTTTGGCTCCATTGCCTTATAAATACACTTCTTTGTGTATCATAATATTATATATTTTTAAATTCAAATTCTATAGTGGTTCCTTTTCCAATTTCACTTTTAACATTAAAAGTTCCTTTTAATTTGTCCTTTACAATTTTTTCAACTATCATCATTCCTAAATTTTTATCTTTTCTTTTACTAGCGTCCATTCCAACCCCATTGTCAGATACGCTAATTTTAAAACAAAATTGTTTTTTTTCAGTATTAATTATTATATTCCCTTTTCCCCTTCCTATAAAAGCATGATCTATTGCATTTTGCAATATTTCATTCATAACTAAAGCTATTGATGTAGAAGTTTCTGAATTCGTATAAAAGTCATCTCCAGTAACATTAAACCTTATTTTATCTATTTTGTCAATAGATGTATTTGAAAAAATTTTGTATACTAATTTTAAAATTGTTTTTATATTCAAATCATTAAACCCATTTTCGGACAGTATTTCATGTGTTATAGCTATACTAAGTATTCTATTTATTGTCTCATCTAATATTTTTTTTAGTTCTTCATTTTCTACTCTTCTTTTTTGTATTCTTAGTAAACTTGCTACTGTTTGTAGATTGTTTTTTACTCTATGATGGATTTCTTTTATTGCTACTGATCTCAACATTAACTCTTTTTCATTGTTTTTTTCTTTTGTAATATCTTGAACAATCATTATCACATTAGTTTCATTTTCTTCAAATTCTGTTAAGAAATAAGAAACCGCTAAAGATATCTCTGATATTGTTATTTCTTTTATTTTTTTAGTTTCCACATCTTCCAATATCTTAAAAAAATTAGTTCTTGTTAATGTTATATTTTCATAGTTTCTACCAAATATATTGTGATATATTCCTAATTTTGAATAAATAAATTTTGCAACTTTATTTGAATAAATTACTTCTCCATTTCTATTGAAAACTACAACTCCATCTTTTACAAATTCTGGAATTTTAGTTCTTGAAACGCTTATTTCTTTAATCAAATTATTGGTTGTTTTATTTAATAAATCTGAGTCTAGTTTTTTTTCACCATGATCTTTATATTCAACTATTATAACTGCTATAGTCTGATTATCATTATTTTTTATTGGTATTACGTTTTGAGTAACATCTTCCTCTTCTTGAGTTATTGCTTTGTAATTTTTTGATGGTAATCCTGTTAAAAAACTTCTAAAAACAGCCGGCTCTTTTGTAGATGTGGCGGTTTCACCTGACACATTTCTAGTATAAAGACTATTTTGAGGTGGTTTTGCATGATAAACAACAATTGCTTTTTCTCTGTCTTTCGTAGCACAGTTTATAAAGACATCTGTTCCTAAAATATTGCTTAACATCGACACAGTCTCTTTTAAACTCAATATTTTTTCTATGTCTTCTTGTATCAATGTACCAGATATTTTACAGTAAGTAGTTATCATTAAATTCACCTGTTGCTATAATTATTTTTGATAAATTCAACATACTTACTCTTTTGGTCATGCTTACTTCTCTCAAAATTCTATACGCTTCATCTTCAGAAACTTTTGTAGAATTCATAATTATACCTTTAGCTCTCTCAATCATTTTTCTGCTATCTAATGTTTCTTTAATTTCTTTAACTTCTTTTTTTAAAGATTTTATATTTTTATAATTGTTAAAAATTAATTTTAAATGAGATAAAAAAGTCTTTTCCTCAATAGGTTTCAACAAATATCCCATAACTTTATTTTCACTAGCTTTATTTATATATTCTTCTATGTTATACGCAGTTAATAACACTGTACATCCTTCAAAATTTTCATCTGCTAATATTTTACTAACTTGAAGACCTGTAATTATAGGCATTTTAATATCCAGTAATACTATATCTGGATTTTTTTCTTTACATACAGTTATAGCTTCTATACCATCACTAGCTTCACCTATAACATCATATCCAGCTTCTGTTAATATTTCTACTATATCCATTCTAGTAAGTGGGTCATCTTCTGCTATTACAACACTAATCTTCATTTTTCTCCCCTTATATAATTTTTCAAAATTTCTATTTCACAATTTTTTCCGATCTCAATAATTTCTTCAACTCCTGCAAGTTCTAAAAAATTTCTAGCTATTTCTGTATCACTACTTAAATCTACTTTAGTTACTATCCCTATAACTTTTTTATTTAAAAACATTGATGAAAAATTAGGTGGGAAAACACTAACTTCATCTAGGCTTGATTGAACTAACCCTATAATTTGGGCATCTATAGCTACAACATTTAAAGCTTTATAGTAATTTCTATTTTCAACATATTCTCCAGGAGTATCTATTATTTTACCAGTATAATCTACCATTTGAGTTTTTTTATATTCTAACCTCTCTTCATTAAGCCTTTGAGTCAAAGTAGTTTTTCCAACACCTGTTCTTCCAACCAACATTAATTTCATAGGCTAAGACCTTGTTACTTTCGAAATTGAAAAGTTTAAAGTTTCTTCTAAAAAAGAGATTACACTCTCTAAAGACCCTTCAACACTAGATACATCACCACTTATAACTACTGTCCCACTAAACCTATCTAAAAACCCTATTTGAACATCACCATTTTTTGTAGCTATATCCGCTGCAATAATAGAAGCTTCTCCAGGTGTTATTGTTAATATTCCTATAGCTCCATTATTATCTCCTATGAGACCTAATTTTTTATAAATTTCATTATTTGGATTTGCGATTAAATGGGCTAAAGTAACCTGTTTACCTGGAACATACTCCTGTATAACTCTTTTTTTTTCATCCATAATTGTGCTCCCTTTTAAATTTTTTTAAAAATAATTGTAACTTTATGACACTAAAAATACTTCTTAGCGATCTGCTCAAAATATACCTTAATCTAAAAAAAAAGTCAACTTTGGTATAATTTATTTTTTAGTTTGGATAAATATCCCTTTCTTCATAAGAAATTAAAACAATAAATAGTAAAATCACATTATAACTTCCTTATAGCTTTAATTTATAAGAAAATATTTAAAGAGACAAAATGTAAAATTTAGAGAAAATAACAAGGAACATATATTTGACTGGAAGTTTTTAAAAGAAGAGTAAAAATCAAGGAGTCGTGAGTCAGGTGTGTGGTGGCTCACTTTCACCAACAAATCCACGACTGCAAAAATTGTAGTTTTAAAATAATAAAAGCTAGGCTTAGATGCCTAGCTTTTTTTGTATAGACTACACCGATTTTTTTGAAGTTCCTAGTCGTCCTGCTCCTCTGCAAACACCTAGCGAGTTTCGTCCTACCAACTATGCCCGTCAGGCATCCCACTAAGAAACGGGAATCCCTGGCACTTGCCCGCAAAGACAATTATCGCAAATAATCTTAATTTATGAAATAAATTGTAGATTTTTGGTGATGACCTCTACGGTTAGAATCTTCTTGAATTTTTCGGTTACATTTTCTTTCAAGAGAAAAGGTAACCCGTATCAAGGGCGGAATCCTTGGAATTCTCTTTAAATCTCATTACTTGAAATAGCTTCTTTTGTCCTAATCCAAGAGTACCATAAGTAGTCTTAGCAAAATCATTAATAGAAACTACGATTCTAGAATCTTTCAAACCATTTTTGTCGCAGATTACACAAATTAACTCAGATTACAAAAAGAAACCTCTAGCCTTCTTGAATATTTCCCAAATCTAATATACAATAAAGATATCCCTTAATTTAGGAGGTTTAAAATGATTAATTTAAGAAAAATAAATTCATTGAGAGATAAACTATCATCTCTATATAATGCTGAAAAAATATATGTCTTCGGTTCCTATGCTTGGGGAGAACCTACAGAGGATAGCGATCTAGATATATTAGTAATCAGCAATAAATTTAGCAACCTAAGTTTAGGAAAAAGAATAGCCCAAGCTACCGATATTCTTTTTGAATTGGACTTTCCTGTAGATTTGGTGATAGAAACCCAAGAGGAGTTCCATCAATTTGAAAAGGTAAGGGGCAGTTTGGAATATCAAGTGGAAAATAAGGGGGTCTTGTTATAATGGAGAAATAGGAACAGCTATTACTTAGAGCAAAGAATGATCTTCTAACAGCTAAAAAAGGTTTGATAGAACCTAAAACCCTAGATACTTCTGCATATCATTGCCAACAATGTGCTGAAAAAGCAATGAAAGCATATCTAAATTATAAAGAAATCGACACAGAGGATAGAAAATTAAGAACCCATAACCTGTTGATGTTATTAAAAATTTGTGTGACTCAAAATCAAGAATTTGAAAAAATGAAAAAAGCTTGTGGGATATTGAATCCCAATGATACTTTGTACAGGTATTTTAATAACTATCAAGTTATGCCAGATGAAGATGAGGTAATAGAACTAATTGAGTTAGCAGAGGATCTTTATGATTTCGTTATAGAATTAATGGTTTAATAAGATTCTAGTAGTGAGTCAGGTTGAATGTGCTTCACTTTCACCAACAAATCCACAACTCAAATGTTCTAGAAATTTTAGGAGTTTGAAATAGTAAAAGCTAGGCTTAATGCCTAGCTTTTTTTGTATAGACTACACAGATTATTTTGAAGTTTATAGTCGTCCCACTCCAGCAGTACTGTTTCTACAACAACGATCGTGACTTACTTTGCTAAGACAATTATAAACCTTCTTGACTTTCTTTCGTCTATTTCTTGTGTCAAGACAAGAAACAGACCCGTATTAAAGATGGAATCTTTAGAACTTCTAACTTTTGCCACCAATAATTATAAACAAATCAACAGAACTAAAATTCTAGAAATTTTAAATAAAAAAGGCTTAATCTTTAGATCAAGCCTTTTTTATTTGAATTCATGAGTCTAAACTTCATAATCATAATTTAGTCTGAATTTCTTTCCTCTCCCTGCCTTTTAAGTTCCTTATCCATCTTCCTGAAGTTTGTTTGAAGAGAATTTAACCTCAGCTCTATGGAGTTTAATATCCAGAACTGAAAGTGATTAACCTTCTGCTGTTCGTGGATCATCCATGCTATCTTTATGGAAACCAGTAACACTCCCAACTCTATGGAAAGGTTGAATGGGATATAGTGTAAAACTCCCCCTGCAAAAAATGAAAGAACAACAAGCGTAAGAAAAAGTCCGTTAAAGATCTTGTGGTTTCTGCTGCTGTGAGTAGCTCCTATACTTCCGATGAGTTTTTTTATTTTTTCCTGTTCCTTCTTATAGTTTTCCATTTCGTGTTCTAAAAACTTCTGTTCCATAATCTTCCCCCTTTGATCTACATTATAAAAGTTACTTTTATTTTTTGAAAAAAATACCTCATCCTTAAGCTCTTTGGTCCACCCAGATATCTGACCGGGCACTATATTAAATTTCCAATTCTTCTTTCCTTAAAAAATTATGTTATAACTATTTTAACCTTTTTTTCTGATTTTTTCAAAATTTTATCTTCGTATTGCATTTAACATAATTTTTTCAGAGGGGGATTTTATTTGCTCTAAATTGAAGTCCACAGGTGGTTTTTTTTAGATTTTTTAATTTTGAAAGTGATTATACTTTGTACTTTCAATCTAACTAAAGCGTTCAACAAATTAGGTTCCGCAGTGTAGCGAGGACGGTAGCTTTCAAAGCTTGTATATTAATATTTTACCCATGAACATTTTCAAAATTTGGCACTTTTTGGTTACTTTTGCTTGCTATAGAGAAAAAGTGACTCGTATTAAAGGCGAAACCTTTAGAATTTTGTTTTCATCGCAGATTACACAGATTTTCTCAGATTATTTAACGCAAAGAACTCTATTCTTTTGACTTTGAATTTCGAAGTTTATAGTCGTCCTACTCCCCCAACCTTACTATAACGTGTTAAAACTCTTATTTAGGAGGTATAGAATTATACCCATTTTATATTACTTATGAAAAAAATAAGCTATACTCATATAGTGAAGAAAATAAAGATCATAGGAGCAAACAATGGAATATAGAGAATTAAAAGTTAATGATATACATATATCTCTGTTTAATAATTTTGAACGCAGACAAGTAGTTACTAAGCGTTTGGAGCAGGTAGACGGTGAATGGAACGAAATAGATTTTAACTTTGTGGATGATTGGGAAGAAGACGAATATACTTTTTTAATAAAGTGTTTACAGAATACAGATAAAACAGGAGGGGTGGTTATAGGTGTTTTTTGGAAAAATCAACTAAAAGGGTTTGCTTCTGCGGAATCCAAATTATTCGGAAGCAAGCAAGAATATATTGATTTGTCTTGTATACATATATCTAATGATATGCGTGGTCGCGGTATTGGCAAAGTGTTATTTGGATATGTTACATCCTGGGCTAAAAAACAAGGGGCTAAAAAATTATATATATCTTCTCATTCAGCAGTTGAAACACAAGCATTTTACAACAAATTAGGTTGTGTTGATGCAGTAGAAATAAATAAGAAACATGCTGAAGAAGAGCCCTATGATCGTCAATTAGAATTTGTACTGTAATTATGAAGCACTGACTCTTATTTTGACTTTATTGTTATCTAAATTGTGGGTGCTTCTTTATTGCTTTTTTTTATTATATGAAATAACTATTCTTGCTTTGGTTTCTCCTTATGAGGGTCTACATTTAAAATTAAGTATTAAGTACACTTAATTTCAATATCCGTAGAATCCCATAAGAAGGAGGAGGATTCTTTTGAAGTTTCTAGTGACCCTGCTGGCAGGCATCCCGCTCAAAACTTGATATTACTTTGGTAGCAGGATTTCACCTTGAAGAACAATAACCGCTTCTCCTCCTACCCAGACTTCAGGCTTACTATCAGCATTGACTTGGACAGTTATTCTGCTTGGACTTTTCATCCAATCACCTTGATGAGCAACAAATGACAGAATCTCATTTGATTTCCATCCTTTTGCTTGTAAACAGGCACCTAATGCTCCATTTGAAGTACCCGTGGCAGATTCTTCTGGTATACCAAAAGCTGGTGCAAAGTTTCTGCACCACACTTTATCTTCTTCATCAATAGCAAAAGCATGGACACCAACAACATTAAGTTTTCGACTTAAATCTGCCAGTTCATCCATAGAGGGTGTCAGGTCTTTCAAAATTTCAACTGATTTTAAGGGCAGTAGAATATCGGGTAACCCGGTAGACCAAATTTCTGGTGAATTCATTAAATTTTTAACACCAACCTCTTCAAGAGATACCCCCATTGCTGAATATAACTCATTAAATGGAACCGAATATTCGATATTCACTGGCTCTGCTTGACGCATCAATACACTTCCATTTTCGACAAACCTAATATTCAAATTACCAGCTTTTGTTTTTTGAATCAGTTCTCTTTTATCAGCTGCTATTATACCTAACTCTTTTAAAAGGCTAAAAGTCGCAATGGTTGCATGTCCACAGAGATCTACCTCTTCCGTCGGTGTAAAAAAACGTACTTCAAAATCATAACCTTTACAACCTGGGAAGACAAAGGCAGTTTCAGAAAGGCTCATCTCCTTTGCAATTAATTGCATTTGCAGATCGGATAATCCCTCAGCATAAGGCACGACACCTGCTGCATTACCGCAATATGATTGATTGGTAAATGCATCAACCTGATAAATTTTTATTTTCATTGTATCCCTCCTGTCCAATAATTATATTCATAGTTCTGAGATAAAATTTTACTGAAACTCTGCCTGCAGCACCTGTTCTATAATTCGTGATTAAACTCAAACAAATCTAGATATCGATAGAAAAATTTAAATGATAAACTACTGCAAGCATTATTATAGTACCTCATTTTGATAAGCTTACCAATAAGGGTTAAAGTTTTAACAAAAAACAAAGTGTCATTATTATACACTTTATGTTAACATAAAAGCAATCAGAGCTCTGTCTACATTTTTAGAGCTTCAATCAATTAGGAGATGAGAAAATTGAAAAACACAAGAATTTATCTTTGGGTTCTATTAACGGTAACTCTTTGGGGAACATCTTTTGCATTTAGTAAGATAGGAATTGCCAATCTCAGTCCTGTCCACTTCTTATTTTTAAGGGTGCTGTTTTCCAGTATTATCTTTGGTATAAGCTTAATGGTGATCCCTAGATCAAAAAAAAAAATTTCAATAAAAGACCTCTATCACTTGATATTTTTAAGTTTTATTGGTATTAGCGGCTACTTTATTGTTCAATATTCTGCTTTAAAATACACCACCACAATAAATGCATCTTTATTTATAGCTATCTCTCCAATTTTTGTAGCACTGTATATGCATTTTTCCAAAAATGAGTCAATCAACAAGCTGCAGGGATCTGGAATATTGTTAAGTTTTTTAGGAGTCTGTCTTATCATTACAAACGGTAAAATAGACGGTTTATTTTCCGGGACTTCAGTAATCGGTGACGGTTTAATGATTATAAATGCCGCAATGCTGGCAATATTTACAATCAGCACAAAAGATCTTTTAAAAAAATATGATCCCTTTATTATAATTGCTTATATGAATATCAGTGCATTAATTACTTTAATCCCTATTGCTTTTACGAATAACTTTATCTCCAGGACTTCTTTATTTAACGTGATCGGCGATATCCAAGGAAAAACCTACTTAGCAGCCCTATATTTAGCTATGTTTTGTACGGTGATCGGTTATTATGGATGGTATAGAGGAATTAAGGAATTAGGAGCTTCCAGAACTTCGGTTTTTAATTATCTCAATCCTTTAGTCGCCACGATTACTTCTAATCTATTGTTTCATGAAGGGATGACAACATATACTTTTTTAGGTTCCTTCCTAGCCATATCAGGACTCCTTGTAAACAATAAATTTAAAAGTAATCCTGCTAAAAATGACTTTTCCCGCCAGCAAATCTAGGACTGGAAGATTTTCATTTTTGATATAGCGAGAGCTAGGCCTAAGCTCCTAGCTCTTTTTTAGTAAATATATAAATAGCTTTAGTTTGAACAAAATTATAAAATAAGGTAAACTTTAATAACAAATTTGATAAAGGATTAAAGGTTGTTTATTCATAGAGTAAAATGGGAGGAGTAATATGAGCGATTTTGAAAAATATAATTCACAATATGAAGAACCCAAAAGTACCATGTTTCAAATGCTGGACAAAAATGGAGATATTCTTCATGTGAATCAGAAGTGGCTGGAGGAGATGGGATATGAACTTCACGAAGTTAAAGGCAGATTTTTTGGTGAATTTATTACGGAAGATTACCACGTTGCTGTAAAAAAAAATTTCCCCCATCTGAAAGATTACGGATTCGTAAACAATGTACA
It includes:
- a CDS encoding sensor histidine kinase, with product MITTYCKISGTLIQEDIEKILSLKETVSMLSNILGTDVFINCATKDREKAIVVYHAKPPQNSLYTRNVSGETATSTKEPAVFRSFLTGLPSKNYKAITQEEEDVTQNVIPIKNNDNQTIAVIIVEYKDHGEKKLDSDLLNKTTNNLIKEISVSRTKIPEFVKDGVVVFNRNGEVIYSNKVAKFIYSKLGIYHNIFGRNYENITLTRTNFFKILEDVETKKIKEITISEISLAVSYFLTEFEENETNVIMIVQDITKEKNNEKELMLRSVAIKEIHHRVKNNLQTVASLLRIQKRRVENEELKKILDETINRILSIAITHEILSENGFNDLNIKTILKLVYKIFSNTSIDKIDKIRFNVTGDDFYTNSETSTSIALVMNEILQNAIDHAFIGRGKGNIIINTEKKQFCFKISVSDNGVGMDASKRKDKNLGMMIVEKIVKDKLKGTFNVKSEIGKGTTIEFEFKNI
- a CDS encoding ANTAR domain-containing response regulator, with translation MKISVVIAEDDPLTRMDIVEILTEAGYDVIGEASDGIEAITVCKEKNPDIVLLDIKMPIITGLQVSKILADENFEGCTVLLTAYNIEEYINKASENKVMGYLLKPIEEKTFLSHLKLIFNNYKNIKSLKKEVKEIKETLDSRKMIERAKGIIMNSTKVSEDEAYRILREVSMTKRVSMLNLSKIIIATGEFNDNYLL
- a CDS encoding EutP/PduV family microcompartment system protein gives rise to the protein MKLMLVGRTGVGKTTLTQRLNEERLEYKKTQMVDYTGKIIDTPGEYVENRNYYKALNVVAIDAQIIGLVQSSLDEVSVFPPNFSSMFLNKKVIGIVTKVDLSSDTEIARNFLELAGVEEIIEIGKNCEIEILKNYIRGEK
- the eutS gene encoding ethanolamine utilization microcompartment protein EutS — translated: MDEKKRVIQEYVPGKQVTLAHLIANPNNEIYKKLGLIGDNNGAIGILTITPGEASIIAADIATKNGDVQIGFLDRFSGTVVISGDVSSVEGSLESVISFLEETLNFSISKVTRS
- a CDS encoding nucleotidyltransferase domain-containing protein produces the protein MINLRKINSLRDKLSSLYNAEKIYVFGSYAWGEPTEDSDLDILVISNKFSNLSLGKRIAQATDILFELDFPVDLVIETQEEFHQFEKVRGSLEYQVENKGVLL
- a CDS encoding GNAT family N-acetyltransferase, which translates into the protein MEYRELKVNDIHISLFNNFERRQVVTKRLEQVDGEWNEIDFNFVDDWEEDEYTFLIKCLQNTDKTGGVVIGVFWKNQLKGFASAESKLFGSKQEYIDLSCIHISNDMRGRGIGKVLFGYVTSWAKKQGAKKLYISSHSAVETQAFYNKLGCVDAVEINKKHAEEEPYDRQLEFVL
- a CDS encoding PhzF family phenazine biosynthesis protein — protein: MKIKIYQVDAFTNQSYCGNAAGVVPYAEGLSDLQMQLIAKEMSLSETAFVFPGCKGYDFEVRFFTPTEEVDLCGHATIATFSLLKELGIIAADKRELIQKTKAGNLNIRFVENGSVLMRQAEPVNIEYSVPFNELYSAMGVSLEEVGVKNLMNSPEIWSTGLPDILLPLKSVEILKDLTPSMDELADLSRKLNVVGVHAFAIDEEDKVWCRNFAPAFGIPEESATGTSNGALGACLQAKGWKSNEILSFVAHQGDWMKSPSRITVQVNADSKPEVWVGGEAVIVLQGEILLPK
- a CDS encoding DMT family transporter; the protein is MKNTRIYLWVLLTVTLWGTSFAFSKIGIANLSPVHFLFLRVLFSSIIFGISLMVIPRSKKKISIKDLYHLIFLSFIGISGYFIVQYSALKYTTTINASLFIAISPIFVALYMHFSKNESINKLQGSGILLSFLGVCLIITNGKIDGLFSGTSVIGDGLMIINAAMLAIFTISTKDLLKKYDPFIIIAYMNISALITLIPIAFTNNFISRTSLFNVIGDIQGKTYLAALYLAMFCTVIGYYGWYRGIKELGASRTSVFNYLNPLVATITSNLLFHEGMTTYTFLGSFLAISGLLVNNKFKSNPAKNDFSRQQI